The proteins below are encoded in one region of Delphinus delphis chromosome 4, mDelDel1.2, whole genome shotgun sequence:
- the CHST2 gene encoding carbohydrate sulfotransferase 2 has product MSRSPPRALPAGAPPRLLAAAPAAGPRALLPPWPRRPGRRWPPSPLGMKVFRRKALVLCAGYALLLVLTMLNLLDYKWHKEPLQQCSPDGPLGAAAGAAGGGWGHPGPPPAVQPRAHTRLDPRTPYRSPVAPVRAAPAAGAGAAGAAAPPGNGTRGTGDGGDKRQLVYVFTTWRSGSSFFGELFNQNPEVFFLYEPVWHVWQKLYPGDAVSLQGAARDMLSALYRCDLSVFQLYSPAGSGGRNLTTLGIFGAATNKVVCSSPLCPAYRKEVVGLVDDRVCKKCPPQRLARFEEECRKYRTLVIKGVRVFDVAVLAPLLRDPALDLKVIHLVRDPRAVASSRIRSRHGLIRESLQVVRSRDPRAHRMPFLEAAGHKLGAKKESMGGPADYHALGAMEVICHSMAKTLQTALQPPDWLQGHYLVVRYEDLVGDPVKTLRRVYDFVGLLVSPEMEQFALNMTSGSGSSSKPFVVSARNATQAANAWRTALTFQQIKQVEEFCYQPMAVLGYERVSSPEEVRDLSKTLLRKPRL; this is encoded by the coding sequence ATGAGCCGCAGCCCGCCGCGAGCCCTGCCCGCGGGCGCGCCCCCCCGGTTGCTCGCGGCCGCGCCTGCCGCCGGGCCGCGCGCCTTGCTCCCGCCGTGGCCCCGGCGCCCGGGTCGCCGCTGGCCCCCGTCCCCGCTCGGAATGAAGGTGTTCCGCAGGAAGGCGCTGGTGCTGTGCGCGGGCTACGCGCTGCTGCTGGTGCTCACCATGCTCAACCTCCTGGACTACAAGTGGCACAAGGAGCCGTTGCAGCAGTGCAGCCCCGACGGGCCGCTCGGTGCCGCGGCGGGGGCGGCTGGGGGCGGCTGGGGGCATCCGGGGCCTCCTCCGGCCGTGCAGCCCCGCGCACACACCCGCTTGGACCCCCGTACCCCATACCGCTCTCCCGTCGCCCCCGTCCGGGCGGCTCCGGCAgctggggcgggggcggcgggggccgCAGCCCCTCCGGGTAATGGCACTCGGGGCACCGGGGATGGCGGGGACAAGAGGCAGTTGGTGTACGTGTTCACCACGTGGCGCTCGGGCTCGTCCTTCTTCGGCGAGCTTTTCAACCAGAACCCCGAAGTGTTCTTCCTCTACGAGCCAGTGTGGCACGTGTGGCAAAAACTGTACCCAGGGGACGCCGTTTCCCTGCAAGGGGCGGCACGGGACATGCTGAGCGCTCTCTACCGCTGCGACCTCTCTGTCTTCCAGCTGTACAGTCCCGCTGGCAGCGGGGGGCGCAACCTCACCACGCTGGGCATTTTCGGCGCGGCCACCAACAAGGTGGTGTGCTCGTCGCCACTTTGCCCCGCCTACCGCAAGGAGGTCGTGGGGCTGGTAGACGATCGCGTGTGCAAGAAGTGCCCCCCGCAGCGCCTGGCGCGCTTCGAGGAAGAGTGCCGCAAGTACCGCACTCTGGTCATCAAGGGCGTGCGCGTCTTCGACGTGGCCGTGTTGGCGCCACTTCTGCGCGACCCGGCCCTGGACCTCAAGGTCATTCACCTGGTGCGGGATCCCCGCGCCGTGGCCAGTTCACGCATCCGCTCGCGCCATGGTCTCATCCGCGAAAGCCTGCAGGTGGTGCGCAGCCGGGACCCCCGAGCGCACCGCATGCCCTTCCTGGAGGCCGCTGGCCATAAGCTGGGCGCCAAGAAGGAGAGCATGGGTGGGCCTGCAGACTACCACGCCCTTGGCGCCATGGAGGTCATCTGCCACAGCATGGCCAAGACGCTGCAGACGGCCCTGCAGCCCCCTGACTGGCTGCAAGGCCACTACCTGGTGGTGCGGTACGAGGACCTGGTGGGAGACCCCGTCAAGACCCTACGGAGGGTGTATGACTTTGTGGGGCTATTGGTGAGCCCTGAAATGGAGCAGTTTGCCCTCAACATGACCAGTGGCTCAGGCTCCTCCTCCAAGCCTTTCGTGGTGTCAGCACGCAACGCCACGCAGGCCGCCAATGCCTGGCGGACCGCCCTCACCTTCCAGCAGATCAAACAGGTGGAGGAGTTTTGCTACCAGCCCATGGCCGTGCTGGGCTACGAGCGGGTCAGTAGCCCTGAAGAGGTCAGAGACCTCAGCAAGACCCTGCTCCGGAAACCCCGGCTCTGA